In Sciurus carolinensis chromosome 17, mSciCar1.2, whole genome shotgun sequence, one genomic interval encodes:
- the Rtp3 gene encoding receptor-transporting protein 3, which translates to MAEETGQDIEAWRQVFQMLIQEVKPWHKWTLTPDKGLLPNVLQPGWMQYQLWTFARFWCSSCSRSWASAHVQVLFHMHWSEGKSRGQVKMRVFAQRCKKCSQPPFEVPEFTQENITRVLNNLVIQILKKCYREGFKLVKEIPAIKKICLQGPHDSKNCEACLLGFCAQSGLDLAKQSSVPTPSKDTGERRLTATWTSQPCSKPTSKVDKLLISTVSSEVPNPPRTDPKVKHSSKPSTAPRFLTQQVPPMSTMSPRVPNPPKADPKVRHSSESSTAPRFLTQQVPPTSTMSPRVPNPPKADPKVRHSSESSTAPRFLTQQVPPMSTVSPRVPNPPKADPKVRHSSEPSTAPRFLTQQVPPMSTVSPRVPNPPKADPKVRHSSEPSTAPRFLTQQVPPMSTVSPRVPNPPKADPKVRHSSEPSTAPSIPIQWVPTISSLAPGLATQMPSPTKSSTAADAANRVTRPKTGKTLPSSLLLDGATRTASLPTSRSPATDAICQVERRVQIYPSSERFYFCPFQNRTPECLSTCCCCLLLIIVVIVTVIMVKLPI; encoded by the exons ATGGCGGAAGAGACAGGTCAGGACATAGAGGCGTGGAGGCAAGTATTCCAGATGTTAATTCAGGAGGTGAAACCATGGCACAAATGGACCCTCACACCAGACAAGGGCCTCCTTCCCAACGTCCTGCAGCCGGGCTGGATGCAATACCAGCTGTGGACCTTCGCCAG GTTCTGGTGTTCCTCCTGCTCCCGCAGTTGGGCCTCTGCCCACGTCCAGGTCCTTTTCCACATGCACTGGAGTGAGGGGAAGTCCAGGGGCCAGGTGAAGATGAGGGTCTTTGCCCAGAGATGTAAGAAGTGCTCCCAGCCTCCATTTGAGGTTCCTGAGTTCACACAGGAGAACATCACAAGGGTCCTGAACAACCTGGTGATCCAAATCCTGAAGAAATGCTACAGAGAAGGATTTAAGTTGGTCAAGGAGATTCCTGCTATCAAGAAGATCTGTCTTCAAGGGCCACATGATAGTAAAAACTGTGAGGCCTGTCTGCTGGGCTTTTGTGCTCAGAGTGGGTTAGATCTGGCCAAGCAGTCGTCAGTGCCCACACCCTCCAAGGACACTGGGGAACGCAGGCTCACTGCTACTTGGACCAGTCAACCCTGCTCAAAACCAACCTCCAAAGTGGATAAGCTCCTTATATCAACAGTGAGTTCTGAAGTCCCTAACCCTCCCAGGACTGATCCCAAGGTCAAACACAGCTCAAAACCATCAACTGCTCCAAGATTTCTAACCCAACAGGTACCACCCATGTCAACAATGAGCCCCAGAGTCCCTAACCCTCCCAAGGCTGACCCCAAGGTCAGACACAGCTCAGAATCATCAACTGCTCCAAGATTTCTAACCCAACAGGTACCACCCACGTCAACAATGAGCCCCAGAGTCCCAAACCCTCCCAAGGCTGACCCCAAGGTCAGACACAGCTCAGAATCATCAACTGCTCCAAGATTTCTAACCCAACAGGTACCACCCATGTCAACAGTGAGCCCCAGAGTCCCTAACCCTCCCAAGGCTGACCCCAAGGTCAGACACAGCTCAGAACCATCAACTGCTCCAAGATTTCTAACCCAACAGGTGCCACCCATGTCAACAGTGAGCCCCAGAGTCCCTAACCCTCCCAAGGCTGACCCCAAGGTCAGACACAGCTCAGAACCATCAACTGCTCCAAGATTTCTAACCCAACAGGTGCCACCCATGTCAACAGTGAGCCCCAGAGTCCCTAACCCTCCCAAGGCTGACCCCAAGGTCAGACACAGCTCAGAACCATCAACTGCTCCAAGTATTCCAATCCAATGGGTGCCCACAATAAGCTCACTTGCCCCTGGGCTGGCCACTCAAATGCCTTCTCCCACAAAGAGCAGCACAGCAGCAGATGCAGCAAACAGGGTCACCAGACCAAAGACAGGAAAGACATTGCCCTCCTCCCTCTTGCTTGATGGGGCTACAAGGACAGCAAGCCTCCCCACTTCCCGGAGCCCAGCAACAGACGCCATTTGTCAGGTGGAGAGGAGAGTCCAGATCTACCCCTCAAGTGAGCGGTTCTATTTCTGCCCGTTCCAGAATCGCACACCAGAGTGCTTGAGCACTTGCTGCTGTTGTCTCCTTCTGATCATTGTTGTCATTGTCACGGTGATTATGGTAAAGCTTCCCATATGA